Proteins encoded by one window of Acinonyx jubatus isolate Ajub_Pintada_27869175 chromosome X, VMU_Ajub_asm_v1.0, whole genome shotgun sequence:
- the LOC113597274 gene encoding embryonic testis differentiation protein homolog B yields the protein MEKEKPEVKPSTPAPSNEEKTPRPSRRPRPSQNILCFLLNRQLGRHRSDVDLSMWVWMLD from the coding sequence atggagaaagaaaaacctgaaGTGAAACCCAGCACACCCGCACCCAGCAACGAGGAGAAGACACCTAGACCCTCAAGACGCCCCAGGCCTTCCCAAAATATCCTGTGCTTTTTACTGAATAGGCAGCTGGGGAGGCACAGAAGTGACGTGGACCTGTCCATGTGGGTGTGGATGCTGGACTGA